In Deltaproteobacteria bacterium, a single genomic region encodes these proteins:
- a CDS encoding alpha/beta fold hydrolase: MTSFVRGATATWSQLHARAGGHYWTLAPHLRDRVRPVSAPADAPWSCVVPDERMGEVRLGGRLHRGDDTCVLLVHGLGGSADSPYVRRAARAIAARGWSYLRVDLRGADGRGEDLYHAGLVGDLEVVVADPALAFARTLLVVGFSLGGHVALHLGLRPGDARLRAIAAVCSPLDLARSAAVIDAPRATLYRTHVLRALVEGHRQVVARRGTRMPGTAAEIAAIRTIRDWDRVVVVPRHGFADVDDYWRRASVAPHLRALELPAAYFGASWDPMVTRASVEPALRAAGDAIEVRWFERGGHVGFPDALVEGRSLEAELVRWCERFAG, from the coding sequence GTGACGAGCTTCGTGCGCGGAGCCACCGCGACGTGGTCGCAGCTGCATGCGCGTGCCGGTGGCCACTACTGGACCCTGGCGCCGCACCTGCGCGACCGCGTGCGCCCGGTGTCCGCACCCGCCGACGCACCGTGGTCGTGCGTGGTGCCCGACGAACGGATGGGCGAGGTCCGCCTCGGTGGGCGACTGCACCGCGGCGACGACACCTGCGTGCTGCTCGTGCATGGCCTCGGTGGCAGCGCCGACAGCCCCTACGTGCGGCGGGCCGCCCGTGCGATCGCAGCGCGCGGCTGGTCGTACCTGCGCGTGGATCTGCGCGGCGCCGACGGCCGCGGGGAGGACCTCTACCACGCGGGCCTGGTCGGCGACCTCGAGGTGGTCGTTGCAGACCCGGCGCTGGCGTTCGCGCGCACGCTGCTGGTGGTGGGCTTCTCGCTGGGTGGTCACGTCGCGCTGCACCTGGGACTTCGGCCCGGCGATGCGCGGCTGCGGGCGATCGCAGCCGTGTGCTCCCCGCTGGACCTCGCGCGCTCGGCCGCGGTGATCGACGCGCCCCGGGCCACGCTCTACCGCACCCACGTGCTGCGCGCGTTGGTCGAGGGCCACCGCCAGGTCGTGGCGCGCCGCGGCACACGGATGCCCGGCACCGCGGCCGAGATCGCAGCGATCCGCACGATCCGCGACTGGGACCGGGTGGTGGTGGTGCCGCGGCACGGCTTCGCCGATGTCGATGACTACTGGCGCCGGGCCTCGGTCGCGCCACACCTGCGCGCGCTCGAGCTGCCCGCGGCCTACTTCGGCGCGAGCTGGGACCCGATGGTCACGCGTGCGAGCGTCGAGCCGGCGCTGCGCGCCGCCGGCGATGCCATCGAGGTACGGTGGTTCGAGCGCGGCGGCCACGTCGGCTTCCCCGACGCGCTGGTCGAGGGCCGCTCGCTCGAGGCCGAGCTCGTGCGTTGGTGCGAGCGCTTCGCCGGCTGA
- a CDS encoding DUF2169 domain-containing protein, which produces MRLVNTTRLTAKLVLSRSPEPGGHTTRMGTLVAKATFALAGERPDLEVANAKPVLDADEPSELGELPCDVLPRQLPCFEVLVLGHACTTGGPQAACDVELAVDGVSRRVRVTGDRRWLPSADGHIAGAPQPFARMPMTWSRAFGGHARVHVDRDAVVEVADPVNRHGRGFDPEPHARALCKWLRAPDGFPVIEDAAALPNLVAAGVDLRTRTQVVDATCWATVPRDCGLALQPPQGWPTADSPEAAARLQQDRVALRAHPDWILPLPARPPRVRLSGMRPDGEVLAFTVPQLAVSADGNFGGTAVRLRLRPETLLLLPDERLGVLVFRASFHVAAVHTKGRALRLRVDEGWFGASAP; this is translated from the coding sequence ATGCGCCTGGTCAACACCACCCGCCTGACCGCCAAGCTGGTGCTGTCGCGCAGCCCCGAGCCCGGCGGACACACCACGCGCATGGGCACGCTCGTGGCCAAGGCCACCTTCGCACTCGCCGGCGAGCGTCCCGATCTCGAGGTCGCCAACGCCAAGCCGGTGCTCGACGCCGACGAGCCGAGCGAGCTCGGCGAGCTACCCTGCGATGTGCTGCCGCGGCAGCTGCCGTGCTTCGAGGTGCTGGTGCTGGGCCACGCGTGCACCACCGGCGGGCCGCAGGCCGCGTGCGACGTCGAGCTCGCGGTCGACGGCGTGAGCCGACGCGTCCGCGTCACCGGCGATCGACGGTGGTTGCCGAGCGCCGACGGCCACATCGCCGGTGCGCCGCAACCATTCGCACGCATGCCGATGACGTGGTCGCGCGCGTTCGGTGGCCACGCGCGCGTGCACGTCGACCGCGACGCCGTCGTCGAGGTCGCGGATCCCGTCAACCGTCACGGCCGCGGCTTCGATCCCGAGCCGCACGCGCGTGCGTTGTGCAAGTGGTTACGGGCGCCCGATGGCTTTCCTGTGATCGAAGACGCCGCCGCGCTGCCCAACCTCGTCGCCGCGGGCGTCGATCTGCGCACGCGTACGCAGGTGGTCGACGCGACCTGCTGGGCCACGGTGCCGCGCGACTGTGGCCTGGCCCTGCAGCCGCCGCAGGGCTGGCCCACCGCCGACAGCCCCGAGGCCGCCGCACGCCTGCAGCAGGATCGCGTGGCCCTGCGCGCGCACCCGGACTGGATCCTACCGCTGCCGGCGAGACCGCCGCGCGTGCGGCTGTCGGGCATGCGCCCCGACGGCGAGGTGCTCGCGTTCACGGTGCCGCAGCTGGCGGTGAGCGCCGACGGCAACTTCGGCGGCACTGCGGTACGCCTGCGACTGCGACCGGAGACGCTGCTGCTGTTGCCGGACGAGCGGCTCGGCGTGTTGGTCTTCCGCGCCAGCTTCCACGTTGCGGCCGTGCACACCAAGGGTCGCGCGCTGCGACTGCGTGTCGACGAGGGTTGGTTCGGCGCATCGGCGCCGTGA
- a CDS encoding DUF2169 domain-containing protein, translated as MTRTSARETYDATVGLLPRGQAPQLIFAIVKITIDLGTGRRTTAQPLLHDVWDPATPARLAPGSDYWIDKPACDVTVVGDAIAPAPVRESAVGVRVGNRELAVRVLGPRVVEHTAGRVGFSEPEHFERMPVTWAHAYGGADLRVPVPPAETLAAQLERAADHPGVYPRNPMGRGYVVGSIPAGLQLPNLEDPARPLTPELIAAASPEQWYLRPPPVCFELVPPFVFPRCLHFGVDAWYPAPDDERLAEVRSGALPRGFRGAGLPELARQEAAAGLAFPELPAGTPFAVAGMSADARTLTCAMPAAPHVEIALEGRREQLLARPQLVVLRPNENLATFTFAAVTTHMHRRFIPGIHRTIPLTVSVDGDAPIDHAPPPVPAGGVTPPRPA; from the coding sequence ATGACGCGCACGTCCGCCCGCGAGACCTACGACGCGACCGTGGGCCTGCTGCCGCGGGGGCAGGCGCCGCAGCTGATCTTCGCGATCGTGAAGATCACGATCGACCTCGGCACCGGCCGACGCACCACCGCGCAGCCGCTGCTGCACGACGTGTGGGATCCCGCGACGCCGGCTCGACTCGCGCCCGGCAGCGACTACTGGATCGACAAGCCCGCGTGCGACGTCACCGTCGTCGGCGACGCGATCGCGCCGGCGCCCGTGCGCGAGTCGGCGGTGGGCGTTCGCGTGGGCAACCGCGAGCTCGCCGTGCGCGTGCTCGGGCCGCGGGTGGTCGAGCACACCGCCGGCCGCGTCGGGTTCAGCGAGCCGGAGCACTTCGAGCGCATGCCGGTGACGTGGGCCCACGCCTACGGTGGCGCCGACCTGCGCGTGCCGGTGCCACCCGCAGAGACCCTCGCGGCGCAGCTCGAGCGCGCCGCCGATCATCCCGGCGTGTACCCGCGCAATCCCATGGGTAGGGGCTACGTGGTGGGCTCGATCCCCGCGGGCCTGCAGCTGCCCAACCTCGAGGATCCCGCGCGACCGCTGACGCCGGAGCTCATCGCCGCGGCAAGCCCGGAGCAGTGGTATCTGCGCCCGCCGCCGGTGTGCTTCGAGCTGGTGCCGCCGTTCGTGTTCCCGCGCTGTCTGCACTTCGGCGTCGACGCGTGGTACCCCGCGCCCGACGACGAGCGCCTGGCGGAGGTGCGCAGCGGCGCGCTGCCCCGGGGGTTCCGTGGTGCCGGCCTGCCCGAGCTCGCGCGACAGGAGGCCGCGGCCGGGCTGGCCTTCCCAGAGCTGCCCGCGGGCACGCCGTTCGCGGTCGCGGGCATGTCGGCCGACGCGCGCACGCTGACGTGCGCGATGCCAGCTGCGCCCCACGTGGAAATTGCGCTCGAGGGTCGTCGCGAACAGCTGCTCGCGCGACCGCAGCTGGTGGTGCTGCGACCCAACGAGAACCTCGCGACCTTCACCTTTGCCGCCGTCACCACGCACATGCACCGCCGCTTCATCCCCGGCATCCACCGCACGATCCCACTGACGGTGTCGGTCGACGGTGACGCGCCGATCGACCATGCGCCGCCACCGGTGCCGGCCGGCGGCGTGACGCCACCGCGTCCGGCTTGA